CTGCGGGGAGGGCTCACGGCTCGGCAGCCGCTCGGCCGCGTCGTCACCGAGGGAGTCGAAACGGATCCGCTGCTTGCGGCGGACCATGTCCAGGAAGAGATTCGTCGTGATCCTGTGCAGCCAGCCCTCGAAGGTGCCGGGGGTGTAGGTCGACAGCGACCGGAAGACGCGGACGAAGACCTCCTGGGTGAGGTCCTCGGCGTCGTGCTGGTTGCCCGTCAGCCGGTAGGCGAGGCGGTACACGCGGGCGCTGTGCGTGCTGACGATCTCTTCCCATGAGGGCGGGGTCCACGCCTGGGAATCCGCATCTGAGGCGAAGGTCGCGGTCGGTGCGGAAGCGTTGGAAGAACGGTCAGCAATGTCGGTCACGGATTTCGGCTCACCAGCCGACCTGAGAAGACGCCGCAGCGCACCTCTCCGATCCACAGGCGCAGCCGCACCTCCCCTATCGGCTCTGGTGGTGTCCAGTGGAGCCCCTACCATAGCCACCTCGCCCGTTAGCTCCGGATAAGCCTTTTTACCTGCTGGTGCCCCGGTGTCCCCGGGAGCAAGAGGAACATTCCGGACCCGGCCGCAGGGCCCGGTCCGCGTGTTCTCCCTCGCCCCTTCATAACGCCCGGTCCCATCTGCGGGTTCCCGGGTGCAGCGGATACAGTCACCGTTGCGC
The DNA window shown above is from Streptomyces sp. Alt3 and carries:
- the sigE gene encoding RNA polymerase sigma factor SigE, yielding MVGAPLDTTRADRGGAAAPVDRRGALRRLLRSAGEPKSVTDIADRSSNASAPTATFASDADSQAWTPPSWEEIVSTHSARVYRLAYRLTGNQHDAEDLTQEVFVRVFRSLSTYTPGTFEGWLHRITTNLFLDMVRRKQRIRFDSLGDDAAERLPSREPSPQQVFNDTHFDADVQQALDTLAPEFRAAVVLCDIEGLSYEEIAATLGVKLGTVRSRIHRGRSHLRKALKHRSPEARAEQRSLADAVLAGEGGAA